From Lycium ferocissimum isolate CSIRO_LF1 chromosome 12, AGI_CSIRO_Lferr_CH_V1, whole genome shotgun sequence, one genomic window encodes:
- the LOC132040671 gene encoding probable alpha,alpha-trehalose-phosphate synthase [UDP-forming] 11: MLSRSCFNLLNLDDCCSVTDMARIPRMMNFPGIITDFNGQEGMKNDQSRRIIVANQLPVKAYIKDDDEKEGKKWCFEWDKFALDTLILQLKDGLSSDLEIVYVGCLKADVELNDQEEVANYLWENFRCVPTFLSLDLINKYYHGFCKHYLWPLFHYMLPVTPSHGVRFDRSNWLAYVSANKIFADKVYEVINPDEDYVWIQDYHLMVLPTMLRKKYNRIKIGFFLHSPFPSSEIYRTLPVRDEILRGFLNCDLVGFQTFDYARHFLSCCSRMLGLDYQSKRGYIGIDYFGRTVTIKILPVGIHMGQLQNVMSLPDTGKKAKELQEKYEGKIVMLGIDDMDMFKGIGLKFLAMGHLLDQTPSLRGRVVLVQITNPPRSRGSDIQEVEREVKRIASEINRRHGKPGYEPIVCVNGPVSTQDKIAHYAISECVVVNAVRDGMNLVPYEYTVSRQSSDNLNKALGLDNGRRNSVIIVSEFIGCSPSLSGAIRVNPWDIEGVSNGMFSAVTMNDSEKELRHEKHYKYVSSHDVAYWARSFDQDLKRACGGHYDKRCWGMGLGLGFRVVALGPNFRKLSVEHIVSAYNRTNSRLILLDYDGTMLPEDKVDKAPSEEVISILNGLCSDPKNVVFIVSGRGRDTLSKWFSPCPQLGLSAEHGYFTRWSKDSDWESRPVAADLEWKKVVLPIMEKYTEATDGSSIEQKESALVWHHLEADPDFGIWQAKELLDHLESVLANEPVVVKRGQHIVEVKPQDVSKGLVFQNLLASMQSRGKSPDFVLCIGDDRSDEDMFESIASSLDNNSLPDKAEVFACTVGQKPSMAKYYLDDPVEVVNMLQGLSATTAKVQLLPKSPLHQVSIVKCHTAFV, from the exons ATGTTGTCAAGATCTTGTTTCAATCTACTTAATCTTGATGACTGTTGTTCTGTTACTGATATGGCTCGAATCCCAAGAATGATGAATTTTCCAGGGATTATAACAGATTTTAATGGTCAAGAAGGGATGAAAAATGATCAAAGTAGAAGGATTATTGTTGCAAATCAGTTACCAGTTAAGGCTTATATTAAGGATGATGatgaaaaagaagggaaaaaatggTGTTTTGAATGGGATAAATTTGCTTTGGATACACTAATTTTGCAGCTTAAAGATGGTTTGTCATCAGATTTGGAAATTGTTTATGTTGGTTGTTTGAAAGCTGATGTTGAATTGAATGATCAAGAAGAAGTTGCAAATTATTTGTGGGAAAATTTTAGGTGTGTACCTACTTTTTTATCATTGGATTTGATAAACAAGTATTACCATGGTTTTTGTAAGCATTATTTATGGCCTTTGTTTCATTACATGTTGCCTGTTACACCTAGTCATGGTGTAAGATTTGATAGGTCTAATTGGCTGGCTTATGTATCAGCAAACAAAATTTTTGCTGATAAAGTTTATGAGGTGATTAATCCAGATGAAGATTATGTTTGGATTCAAGATTATCACCTTATGGTTTTGCCAACTATGTTGAGGAAAAAATACAATAGGATAAAAATTGGTTTTTTCCTTCATAGTCCTTTTCCATCATCCGAAATTTACCGAACTCTGCCTGTTAGAGATGAAATATTGAGGGGTTTTTTGAATTGTGATCTTGTTGGATTCCAAACTTTTGATTATGCTAGGCATTTTTTGTCATGTTGTAGTAGGATGTTGGGTTTGGATTATCAGTCGAAAAGGGGGTATATCGGCATCGACTATTTTGGTCGAACCGTGACTATTAAAATCCTTCCGGTTGGTATTCATATGGGGCAGTTGCAAAATGTCATGTCATTGCCGGATACGGGGAAGAAAGCGAAGGAATTGCAAGAGAAGTATGAGGGGAAAATCGTGATGTTAGGTATCGATGACATGGACATGTTTAAAGGAATCGGTTTGAAGTTTTTAGCGATGGGGCATTTGTTAGATCAAACCCCATCGTTGAGGGGACGAGTCGTGTTGGTTCAGATTACAAACCCTCCGAGAAGTAGAGGGAGCGATATCCAAGAGGTTGAACGAGAGGTCAAGAGGATCGCCAGTGAAATCAATAGGAGACATGGAAAACCGGGGTACGAACCGATTGTTTGTGTTAATGGTCCTGTTTCTACGCAGGACAAGATCGCGCACTATGCGATTTCTGAGTGTGTTGTTGTTAATGCTGTTAGAGATGGGATGAATTTGGTTCCTTATGAGTATACGGTTTCTAGGCAGAGCAGTGATAATTTGAATAAGGCGTTGGGGTTAGATAATGGTCGACGGAATAGCGTGATTATTGTTTCTGAGTTCATCGGCTGCTCCCCATCTCTTAGTGGTGCGATCAGGGTTAATCCGTGGGACATTGAGGGTGTATCCAATGGTATGTTTTCGGCAGTCACGATGAATGATTCAGAAAAAGAATTGCGTCATGAGAAGCACTATAAATATGTTTCATCTCACGACGTTGCGTATTGGGCAAGGAGTTTTGATCAAGACCTCAAGAGAGCTTGTGGAGGGCATTATGACAAGAGATGTTGGGGTATGGGCCTTGGTCTCGGTTTCCGTGTCGTTGCTCTTGGGCCAAATTTCAGGAAGCTTTCGGTAGAGCATATCGTCTCTGCTTATAACAGGACAAACAGCAGGCTTATCCTACTCGACTATGACGGTACTATGTTGCCCGAGGATAAAGTGGACAAAGCCCCGAGCGAAGAAGTCATCTCAATTCTGAATGGTTTATGCAGTGATCCGAAGAATGTCGTGTTTATTGTGAGTGGCAGAGGACGGGATACGCTCAGCAAGTGGTTCTCTCCTTGTCCGCAACTAGGCTTATCAGCagaacatggatatttcactaG GTGGAGTAAGGATTCCGATTGGGAATCTCGTCCGGTAGCGGCAGACCTGGAGTGGAAAAAAGTGGTGTTGCCTATTATGGAGAAATACACGGAGGCAACGGATGGTTCTTCGATAGAGCAGAAGGAAAGTGCACTAGTGTGGCATCATCTTGAAGCGGACCCTGACTTTGGCATTTGGCAAGCGAAAGAGCTTCTTGATCACCTCGAGAGCGTGCTCGCTAACGAGCCTGTGGTCGTTAAAAGAGGCCAACACATTGTTGAGGTGAAACCACAG GATGTGAGCAAAGGTCTAGTGTTTCAGAATCTCTTGGCCTCGATGCAAAGCAGAGGGAAGTCACCCGATTTCGTGTTGTGCATAGGTGATGACAGGTCAGATGAGGACATGTTCGAGAGCATTGCGAGTTCGTTAGACAACAATTCTCTGCCTGATAAAGCTGAAGTCTTTGCTTGCACGGTCGGGCAGAAGCCGAGTATGGCTAAGTACTATCTCGACGATCCAGTCGAAGTTGTAAACATGCTACAAGGCCTTTCGGCAACTACTGCAAAAGTTCAGCTACTGCCTAAATCGCCGCTCCATCAAGTTTCCATAGTTAAGTGTCATACAGCTTTTGTATAG